The genomic interval AGAAGCCTTGATAGAAGCCCTTCTGCGCCAACTTCTCACCGAATATGAGCAGCAGGTGCAGGGATTTTACGAGCGAGAATCGCAAGGGGTGGGGCGCTGGCTACGTGCTTATGTCCGCGCCACCTTTGCCGCTGAGGACTCGCTGTCGATGGAACTGCTGGTGATGCTCCTCTCCGCTATCACCGAATATCCCAATCTGCTGCGGCTTGTCCAAACCGATCATCGGGCGTGGGAGGCGCGACTGAGCAGCGATGGGCTGCCCTTAGCCCGCGTCCGGGCGATCCGTATGGCAGCCGACTCCTACTGGCAGGAACGGCTAATGGGTATCGGCGTCAGCAACCCTGAAGAACGTTACCTCGTGTTGAACGAACTCCTCAACTGGGTGGAGGCAGCCATATGACTGGCGGATTACTGCTTTCCATCGTAGGGATTGGACTGTTGGATAGCATCAACCCATCACTTTTTATTGCCCAATTGTACCTGCTGACCACACGACGCCCCGTGCCTCGCGTTCTGAGCTATATCGCCGGCGGGGTGCTTGCCTATTTTGTGGGCGGCATCCTCATCTTGATCGGGGCGCGGACGGTGATCGTTGGCTGGCTATCACAGGCTTCACCAACCCTGCTGTACGGGTTGCAGCTGGCGGTTGGGCTGGTGATCCTCGGTGTTGGGCTGTGGTTGAAACCTCAGGCGCAACCCCAAGAACAGCGCAAGCCACGCTCTCTGACCCTCACTGCCAGTTTTATGTTAGGGATTGTGGTGATCGGCAACGAGGTGACAACGGCGCTCCCCTATTTCGTCGCCATTGAGCAAATTGCGCAGGCAAAGATGCCCATGCCCCACAATGTGCTGGCACTGCTCCTCTATAATGCCGTGTTTAGTCTCCCACTTTTTGCCTTTCTACTGATCTATCTGCTGTTTCGGCGCCAGTGGGGGGGCATTATCGAGCGCATCAATCAGTCCATCCAGCGTTGGATGCCGCACATCATGAAGTGGTTGGCGATTGTCTTCGGCTTTGGGCTTGTGTTGAACGCAGCGGGCTTCCTTCTGACGGGAGCAGCGCTGTTCGGCTAAACGGATGCGCCGCCCTATGTTGTAAGCATCATGGGGGCAAAATGACCCTGATCTATGCTATAGTGCAGGGTAGTATGCGAGGAGGTCTACAACATGGTCGCTGCCCTTAGCCTAGACGAAATCACCGCTGCCGCCGAGATGCTCTCGTTGGTCGATAAACTTGTCTTGATGCAACGCCTAACAGGGATGATTCAGGATGCTGCTGGCAAGGTGGATCGGACGACCCTTGCCACAATGGAGGATGCCCTCACGCACATTGGGCTTTCCCCTACCGAGGATGAGCTTGCCGAAGTCCGCCGTCAGATGGCGGAAGACCCCGACTCCTTTTCCGATAAAGAAGTCTGACGCCCCCTTTCGCATCATGCCCCATCACCGCACCTCGTAAGGACGCCACCCGAGGCGTCCGCCCCCTATCTTCCCCCCGCTGCGCAGCCCCTGTACCCTTCCCTGCCAATCCCCTGTACAATTAATGACGGATTCAGGTGCAGATCGGGCGTTGGGCGTACCAGCCTACCATAGGATAGCTATGCCAGAGCAAGAATACCGCCTCTCGATTGAAATCAAGGGGAATCGCGTCCTCATGGTGAACGCGGATCGCAGCCGCACCGCCGAAGGGGATATTTGCGCCTCCGATGCCTTTCCTCGCCGCATGATAGACATGCTTCAAAAATGGATTCAGCGCAGCGATGTCTTTCGTTCAGAGCGCGAATTCGAGGTCTTTGGTCACTGTCTGTTTGAAATTCTTTTCCCCAACGCCGATACCCGCGATCTGCTAGAGGCGGCGCTTGTTCAGGCGAAACGCCGCGATCAGATCGTCCGTATCGAACTGGAATTTAGCGATAACAACGAACTGGCAAAACTGCCCTGGGAATACTTGTGGTATCCCAAAACAGGGCGGTTTATCAGCCGCCACAGCATCATGGTTCTCACACGCTACATTCGCACACAGGCGGAACATCCTGATTTTCAGACGGATAAACTGAATATCGCTGTGTTGCAAGCGAGCATGGACGACCCCGAAGGCGAGCCACCTCTTGCCCGTATTCAGGGGTATGCCGACGCCCTCCGCAAGCGCCTAACCGACCTTGAGCAGCAGACAATCCGCCTGATTGCGCCCCCCACCAACCTAACCTTTGGCGATTTTCAAACGGCGCTGGATAAAACAGCCAGTAAAATCCCCCTCCCCAACATCCTTCATATTGTGGCGCCGGGGCGCTCCGATGGACGCGATGGCGAGATCGGGCTTGCCCGTGCCGCCAACGATGCCACCCCCAACTGGATCAACGCCGAGACGTTCGGCAATATCTGCGCACGGGGGGAATCCCACCTCAAATTGATCATCTTGCAGATCAACGAGACGCCCGGCAGTTCGCGCTTTGCCGATGTGCTGGATCGTTTCGTCAAAACCCTCATGGGGCGTGCCGATGTCCCTGCGGTGATCGCCATGCAACAAGCGTTGAACAACCCGATCATGGTTGATTTTATGGATGCCTTTTACCGCGAATTTCTCAAGACGCTCAACCTCGGTCTGGCGGTGCAGACCGCCCGCGATTCTGTCGCCATGCGCCAGTACGAGTATGCCAACGAGCAAAAGGCGATGTATGCTTTTGGGGCGCCCGTGCTTTACATGCGCACGAACAGTGGTCAGATCATGCGTCTTGCCGGAGAAAGCCACCCCGAAGGGGGCGAACGAGACAAAAGCGACAGCGGTGTTGCCCGCACCGCCCCTAGCACCGCACCTGCCAACGTCCCTAGCCCTGCCTCTAGCCCTATGGCAGCGGGGGGTATGGAAGGGCGCAAAGAATTGTTCCAAGCGGCGCGAAAGATGGTGCGCGAGGGGCTGGCACTCTCCGTCATTGATCAGAGTCTCTACATCACCCGCCTGCGGACTCTAGAGACGGAGTTAAATACCCTCCCCGATGCCGAAAGCCGCCGCGAACGGTTTGCTGCCTTCCTGCTCACCCTTGATGGTGAGTTAGACGACAAGCCCTCTCTCGCCCCTCTGATTGCCCACCTTGACGCCGGAAAGGATGGTTTATGAGCGCCCGCAGTTTTCCCCGTCAGACGCCCTTTGACGATGCCCGCCAGCGTGCCATAGATGCCGGAATCCCTTTTGCCGATGCTCTTCTTCAGGCGTTGGCAGCCAACCCCACGATGAGCGCATTTGCGGCGGCAGAAAAACAGGCGGAGGCATGGGCGACCATCCTTGCTGACCTGCGCCGCGCCATTTTTGAGGTGACAATGATCAGCCGCGGCGGCTGGCTGCGCACCTTTACCGAGGCGCTCACCGCGTGGGATAGCGATCAGGGGAAGGCGCTCATGGGGCGCTGCCCCTTCAGCGGGACGGAGCGGGCGCTCTTTGAGGAAGGACTGGCGGCAGTGGCTGAGGATAATCCGGTGGGTGCGCTGTCCATGCTTCAACGGCTGATCAACCAGCCCGATTTGGGGAAAGAAGATGCCGCCCTCCTACTGATCCTTGCCGCGAGAGCCCATATGGCGCGGGCAGCAGCCGATGATTTCGAAATGGCGCGGAATCTCTTAGCGCTGGCGAAAAAACGCGCCGCCGACCTGCCCCTGATCGACGTAGCCGCCGCCGACCTCGCCCGCTTAGAAGGGGCATTTGATACCGCCCGTGCCGCCTATCAGAAGGCTGCCGCCCAAACGCCCACCCTCGATACGGCACACGCTGTCAGTGGGGCGCTCGTTGGGTTGGGTCTCCTTGCTGAGCGCGAGGAACAGTGGGGCGAGGCGGATAAGTACTTTGATGCCGCCATTGCCGCCCTCCAACGCGCCGGCGTGGGCGATTTCCTGAATACATTCCGCGCCTACTTTGCGCCGCGTTCTGGCAATCTTTACCTGCAAGCGGGCTACACCCTTCAGCGGATGCAGCCCGATCTGGCGCTGAAGGCGGCGGATGAAGCGATTGCCCTGGGCATGAAAGCGCCCACTTCCCTGCCCTACCCAGAAAAGATTGCCCACCAACTGCGCGGCGATCTGTTGCGCGGGCTAAACCGTGTAGAGGAGGCGGCAGAGGCATACCGCGAGACGGCGCAGCGTCACCAGTGGTCTTACCAAACGACGAACAACGCTGACGATCTGCGCGAATCGGGGGCGGCGTATGAGGCGGCGATCAACCTGCTTTCCCCCCCACCAGATGGCGACGCCCGTCGCGCCTGGTGGGAACGTTGGCAAGGGCTGTATTGGAGCGGATCGGATACCTACCTGATCGCCAGCTACCTGAACCGCCCGCCTTATGTCGATGGATCGATGCTCGAACGGAGCATTGATCTCTACCATCGAGGGATGTCTTTTGGTGGGCAAAGCGCCGAGTACAACTGGACGTACACCCTCCGCGCCCGCCAGCTTGGGCAGCAAGCACAGCTTGAGCCGCCTCCCCGCCCGAAAGGGGAGTTGATTTGGGAAAGCCACCTGACACTGGAACGCGGCTGGCAAAAAAACCGCGAGGACGCCTACTTTTGGATTGCCCTCGCCCAGAGTTTCGCCGCCTTGTGGCTGGATACCAACGCTGTCGATACTGTTCGGCGAGCGCTTGCCCTGCTCCCACAGGATCGCTATGTCGTCGGGGAGGCGATTATCATTTTCGTCAATGCTGGCGAATATGCCGCCGCCCGCGAATTGATCCCCCGCCGCTTGGAGTTGGAGGAGACGCCCGAAATTGAGGATTGGTGCGACGCCATTACCGCCTTCATCATGCTCCACGAGGGCAAGGCGGAAGAAGCCCTCGCCCTCATGAATGCTGTCCTCGCTGGCAAGGATTACGTCTGGGCAAGGGCGGGCTTAGGGTGGGCGGTGGAGATCAAGACCACCGCGCTGGCGGCGTTAGAGCGTTGGGAGGACTTTCACGCTTACGTCCTTGAGAGCGTGGCTAAGGCGGAAGACGCCGAACGGCACGGCGAAGGCGACGAACGACGCTGTGCCTACCTACGGATGATTGCCAACGGTTACGAGGCTGTCCTCCCCTTTTATCGGGACGAGATCGCCATTTCTGAACGGGAGGCTGCCGCCAACGAATTCAACATGGCGATGTGCTACGCCGCCCTCGGTGATCTGACGCGGGCGGATCGCTTTGTGCGGGCGGCATTGGCAAGCGCCACGAACACCCGCGTCTTAGCCGATTACATCGGGGCGGATTTGAAGATCATCGCCCATTACACGGCGGATAAACCTTATGCCGATGATCTGAAACGCTTGATCGCCGTCTGGCAGCAGATCGGCTTGGAGCGCCTTGCCGATTTGCAGCAGTACCCGATTGAACCGCTGAACGAGTTAGAAGGGGCGCTCACCTCGCCCGCCCTTACCCGCCGGGCGCGGGTGGCGCTCCAGAGCGGGGTTGCCCGCCTGCGCACCTTCGCCGCTGAGGATGGCGCTGCATCATGGCAAGAGGTTGTCCTCACCTATGAGGACATGCCCCTCAACGACGATCCCGATCTGCGGGAGTGCGCCGAAAACGCCGCTGTTGCCCGTACTGCCTTCCTTGTCGAGGTGGATCGCCACATCCGCATAGGACGCAGCGATGAGGCGCTGCTCGCCCTCAGGACGCTGCACAACCTGCACCCGCCCCCAACGGGCGAATTGAGTCTGCGCCTTGCCGAACGGCACGCCTTCCTCGCCTTTCTACGCGAGGGTGATACGCCCCTCGTCAGGGAACGCTTTGGAGAGGCACTTAATGCCCATCTCGGCACTCAGATGGTCAGCCTGCTCCCCGATGCAGAAACCTATTGGGAGCTTGATTCACTCTTGGCGGCGCTGAAGGAAAGCAGCAGCGCCGATAAGCAGACTCTGTGGGCTGCCGCCCAAACACAGCTTAGCGCCTTCCTAAACGTCCATTTTGGCTTGGTTGCCCCACAACCTGCGCCCATCCCCGCCGTCTACACACCGATCTACCTTGAACTGGATGAGGGCTTGATCACCGATGCGACACGGCGGGGTGAGGGGGCTGTCTTTGAAACCTACCTTCCGGCGCTGCGCGAACGCCTGATGGCGACCTATGGCGTCCGCCCACCGGGGATACGCCTGCGCGAGACAGGGGCAGAGACGCGCTATGGCTACCGCATCTTGCTGGATGAGATACTCGTGGAGGTGGGGACGGCAGACGAATCGCTGCCCGACCCGATCACCGCTGCAATGGAAGCACTAGGGCGCATCCTAGAGGGACACCTCCCCTCTTTTGCCTTTTTGGACGATCTGGCGCTGTATATCCTTCCGGCGTGGCAAACACAGCCGGGTGTCCCCGATCTGATCACTCGCCTGCTGCCCGATACGGCGGCAAAACTGCGCCTCTCAGAGGTTTTGCGCGGGCTGTTGGCGGAGCGCCGTCCGGTGCTTGAAGGAAAACCCATTCTCGAAGCGCTGGCACACCCAGAATTGGATACGGTGGCGAAGGTGATCGCCTTCTTAGACGGGAGGGAATCGAACTAATGCCGATGGCAGCCGATTCGCAGCAGACAGGACAAACACAAATCGCTGTCACGATAGGGCTTTCGGCGGGATCGCCCCTGGCGGCGGCACTGGTACAGCCCCCCGCCTCCAAATTTAGCAGGGAAACCACCTTCACAACGGAGACGGTGCTGCTCCACCCCGCCGAACGCCCCTTCCGTCTGACGGTAGCGGGTGAACCTCGTCTAACCGCCCTTGAACATCTTGAAGCGGTGCGGGCATCGCTCAGCGGGAATCACCCTCGCCATAGCGCCACACGGGGCGACCTCGCGGCGTGGCTAGATGCCACCGCAGAGGCAAATCCGGCGCTGGCATACCGCTTTGTCGAGGCGCTCTGTGCGGCGACACTGACGCCCCCCCTCACCTCAACCGCCCCCATCACCGTCTGTGTGGCAGCCGATTACCTCAGAGAGCTAACCCGCGAAGATAGTGAGGCGAATCGCGCCAATTTTCCCTTCCTGCGCGATGGGATGATGGGCGAGTTGGGGATTGCCCTTCCCCCCTTTGCCTTTTCCGCCAGCCACACCCTCCCCGCACGAACCTTCGCCTTCGAGATCAATGGCGTTCAGACGACGCCCAGACAGGGGCTTGCCAGCGGGGAGATCTTTGTCAATGGCGATTTAGGGTGGCTGATGCCCTATTTCAACGCAGGTAGCGGACAGCCCTGCGCCAACCCGACGAACTTCACAGCGGGGGCAGTGGGGGTGGTTTCTGAGGCAAACCGCCTCGCTCTGAATGAGCTTGGCTGTACGTTGTGGACACCCTTCGGGTTTTTGATCCTCTCGGCGGCGCAAATGATTCGGGATCAGGCGGCGGCGTTCGTCACCCCCGAAACGACAGACTCTCTGCTGACGAGCGCCGCCACCTTCAACAGCGAAACCGTTCGTGTGGCGCGGGAAACATTCAGCCCAGAACAGGTTGCGGAGGTGTGCCGCGCTTTGCTGCGGGAGGGGCTGCCCCTCCGGGATGTGCGGGGTATTCTTCACGGAATGCTCACTGCCCCAAATCGGGACGACCTTGACGGACTGATCGCCGGAGCGCGGCGTTCGCAGTGGCTGCGCTTTGCCGCCTTCTGCGGACAGGGCGTTTATGATCTTGCCGAAGATGCTCAGGCAGTCTTTCGTGCCGCACTCCGTCGGGAGGATGTGCTGCGGCTGGTTGACCAGTTCGAGGCGTTGGGCGGGACGGTCATTGTGCGCGTTCCGCCAGCGCTGCGGCGTGCGGTGGTGGCGCATCTGCGTCCTGCTTTACCACGTCTGACGGTCATAGCCGAGGATGAACTTCCGCCAAAGGCAGCCATCACCAGTCGGGGTGTGGTGGGTTTGGCGTGATTGTTCGCATGGTAAAGGGGGCATGAAGTAGATAGAATGGGGTGGCGTTTCTTTGGCGTAGACACAGGATAGGTGAGGGCGGCTGTGCCTTATAAACAACTTTTTTCGCGGCTGATCACAACAGACGCCCCGCTTGATCTTGCCTCTGCCTTCGCCCTTGAGGATGGACGCCTGTATATCGAACTCGGCGGAGAGGTCGCCCATTTTGATCTAGGGGTACATGATCTTTCAATCACCCTTGCCTTCAGCGAGCGTGCCTTTGCCAGTGGCGAAAACACAGCAGCGACAGAACGTGCCGAGGGGGCTGAGGGCACCATCTGGCGGACGACGATTAGCGTGGAGCGAGCGTCCTCAGCGGAGCAGCCGGATTATTGGTTGAACCATGCTGATATGGATGCGGCGCACTTCCGGCGGCTGAAGCTGAACGCACACAGCAGCGCCCCGCGTTGTGGGGTAACGCCCAATGGACATCTCTATGTTGTTGATGATGAGGGGATCATTCGCCTGTATGACGCCCATAAAGGCGATCAAGTGGGGGCATTCCAAGCGGCGGGGACGGATTCCCGTGTGATCGCCCTGACTGCCAACGCCGACGGGCGGTTGGTTGCCGCCTTAAACAGCCGCAAAGAGATCACCCTCTACGACACCCAGTTGCGGCGTTTAGCGTTTGTCCGTCAGGTGCGTGATGAAGCGGTGTGGTATGATCCTGAACCGGGGGCAATCATTTCGCTTTCTGCCGATGCCTTGTATATTATTGCGGCGGCACGTGCCCACCTCACTCTAGCCGATGCCGACACACCGCCAACACCCATTGTCTACGCGATCACCCTTTTGCACTTTGTCACCCTGCCCACAGGAGTCACACCATGAGTCCTTTTCGTCCACGCCTTGCTGCCCTCAGCCTTGCCCTTGCGCTCAGCTTGAGTGCCTGCGGGGGCAGCGCCCCACCCCCACCCACCTTCACGCCGATCTTTGGCTCGCCGCCCACAACCGAACCAATCAATGCCGAAACCTGCCCCAAACGAGGTCTGGAGCAATGGCTGCAACGTGCCACCAACCTGACAGCGGAATTCACCGACATTGTGAACAAAAGTCTGACCACCCCCCCCGGACAGTTCACACCGATTTTGAATCGGCTGATCTCCGTCCGCAGTGTCGCCCTTGCTGCGCCTTATCCACCCTGTGCCGCCCGTCACTATGAATTGCTCAACACCGTCACCGATGACACTGTGCGCACCCTTGAGGCATACAGTTTAGGGAGCGCCCTCGATATGCCCAGCTTTATCGCGGCAATCAACCGCCAGTTTGACGAGCTGCGTAATTTGGAAAACGAGTTGAACACGATCTACCGCTCCCTGCCTTAGGTGGTGGGGTACGGGTCGCTGTCCTATGTCGCCCGTATCCCGTAGGGGCGACCCTGTATGGTCGCCCGCGCTATTGCGCCTTGCACCTCACCCCTACGGGTATTTCCGATTCAACGTCCGCGCATAGGGGACGGCTTCGCGGATGTGCTGCAAGCCGCAAATCCACGCCACACTGCGTTCCACACCCAAGCCAAAACCAGAATGGGGGACGCTCCCGAAGCGGCGCAGATCGAGATACCACGCATAGTTCTCGCGGTTGATGCCTATCGTCGCCACCCGCTGCTCGATCAGATCACGGTCATAAATGCGCTCGCTGCCGCCTGTCACCTCGCCGTAGCCCTCCGGAGCAAGCAGATCGACGCTGCGGCAGACCTCTGGACGCCCTTCGACAGGCTGCATGTAAAACGCCTTCACCGCCGTTGGGTAATGGTAGACGAACACGGGCTTCTCAAAGCCCTGTGTCAGCGCCGTCTCGTGCGGGGAACCGAAATCGTTCCCCCAGTCAATCTTCAACAAGGCGCGGAGGTCGGCAAGGTGCTGCGCATGGGTTTTGCCTTCGGGAGGGGTTTCCTCCACGCGCAGCAGACGAATGATCTCGGCATCACTTGCCTCGCTGGAGAGCGTGTTCAGGCGCGTCACCGCCTCGTCATAGCTGATGCGCGGGAAGGGCGCAGTCACTTTTTCAAGGAAGGTTGTGTCCCGCTCTAGAATGCTCAGTTCCAGCCGATGCTTTTCGAGGACACGCCCGACAATGGCGCTGATGAACTGTTCTTCCATATCCATCATGTTTTCAAGGGAGTAAAACGCCATCTCCGGCTCAACCATCCAAAATTCGGCAAGGTGGCGGCGCGTCTTCGATTTTTCTGAGCGGAAGGTGGGACCAAAACAATACACCTTGCCGTGCGCCATGATGTTCGCTTCGTTGTAAAGCTGCCCCGTCTGGGCAAGGTAGGCGACATCCTCAAAGTAGCTGATCTCGAACAACTCCGAGGTCGATTCGCCAGCGGCAGGGGTGATGATCGGTGTATCCACCAGCAGAAAGCCGTGATCATCAAGCCAATTCCGAATCGTGCTGATGATCGTCGCCCGGATGCGCAAGATCGCCCATTGGCGGGAGGAGCGCACCCACAAATGGCGCTGATCCATAAGGAATTCAATGCCGTGTTCTTTCGGGGTGATTGGGTACTCATCCGCTGTTTGGAGAACGCTGAGCGCCTTCACCCCAATTTCGTAGCCGCCCGGATAACCCGGGGCGCGATCATCTTTCTTGACAATCCCCGTCACACTCAGGGAGGATTCCTGCGGGAGTTTTTCGGCGGCGGCAAAGGTTTCTTCGGGAAGTTCCGGTTTAAAGGCGACACATTGGCAAATGCCTGAACCATCGCGGACTTTGAGGAAGGCGAGCTTACCCTTCCCCGTCCGATCATAGAGCCAGCCGCGCACGGTGACTTCTTCGCCAACGTGGTTGGCGAGATCAGCAATACGAACAATCGGTATCATAAATCCTCAGTTTTTAGCCATAGGTTGTTGCTCACCTTACACACAGACCCTCACCCCCTACCCCCCTCTCCCGCTGCGCGGAGAGGGGGAATGCACTTTTTGAGGGGGCTT from Anaerolineales bacterium carries:
- a CDS encoding GAP family protein, translating into MTGGLLLSIVGIGLLDSINPSLFIAQLYLLTTRRPVPRVLSYIAGGVLAYFVGGILILIGARTVIVGWLSQASPTLLYGLQLAVGLVILGVGLWLKPQAQPQEQRKPRSLTLTASFMLGIVVIGNEVTTALPYFVAIEQIAQAKMPMPHNVLALLLYNAVFSLPLFAFLLIYLLFRRQWGGIIERINQSIQRWMPHIMKWLAIVFGFGLVLNAAGFLLTGAALFG
- a CDS encoding asparagine--tRNA ligase; its protein translation is MIPIVRIADLANHVGEEVTVRGWLYDRTGKGKLAFLKVRDGSGICQCVAFKPELPEETFAAAEKLPQESSLSVTGIVKKDDRAPGYPGGYEIGVKALSVLQTADEYPITPKEHGIEFLMDQRHLWVRSSRQWAILRIRATIISTIRNWLDDHGFLLVDTPIITPAAGESTSELFEISYFEDVAYLAQTGQLYNEANIMAHGKVYCFGPTFRSEKSKTRRHLAEFWMVEPEMAFYSLENMMDMEEQFISAIVGRVLEKHRLELSILERDTTFLEKVTAPFPRISYDEAVTRLNTLSSEASDAEIIRLLRVEETPPEGKTHAQHLADLRALLKIDWGNDFGSPHETALTQGFEKPVFVYHYPTAVKAFYMQPVEGRPEVCRSVDLLAPEGYGEVTGGSERIYDRDLIEQRVATIGINRENYAWYLDLRRFGSVPHSGFGLGVERSVAWICGLQHIREAVPYARTLNRKYP
- a CDS encoding TetR/AcrR family transcriptional regulator; the encoded protein is MNSKQQAAAQTRTHLVEAALNTLRQHGAHHLTLDAVAKASAISKGGLLHHFPTKEALIEALLRQLLTEYEQQVQGFYERESQGVGRWLRAYVRATFAAEDSLSMELLVMLLSAITEYPNLLRLVQTDHRAWEARLSSDGLPLARVRAIRMAADSYWQERLMGIGVSNPEERYLVLNELLNWVEAAI
- a CDS encoding CHAT domain-containing protein → MPEQEYRLSIEIKGNRVLMVNADRSRTAEGDICASDAFPRRMIDMLQKWIQRSDVFRSEREFEVFGHCLFEILFPNADTRDLLEAALVQAKRRDQIVRIELEFSDNNELAKLPWEYLWYPKTGRFISRHSIMVLTRYIRTQAEHPDFQTDKLNIAVLQASMDDPEGEPPLARIQGYADALRKRLTDLEQQTIRLIAPPTNLTFGDFQTALDKTASKIPLPNILHIVAPGRSDGRDGEIGLARAANDATPNWINAETFGNICARGESHLKLIILQINETPGSSRFADVLDRFVKTLMGRADVPAVIAMQQALNNPIMVDFMDAFYREFLKTLNLGLAVQTARDSVAMRQYEYANEQKAMYAFGAPVLYMRTNSGQIMRLAGESHPEGGERDKSDSGVARTAPSTAPANVPSPASSPMAAGGMEGRKELFQAARKMVREGLALSVIDQSLYITRLRTLETELNTLPDAESRRERFAAFLLTLDGELDDKPSLAPLIAHLDAGKDGL
- a CDS encoding FHIPEP family type III secretion protein → MPMAADSQQTGQTQIAVTIGLSAGSPLAAALVQPPASKFSRETTFTTETVLLHPAERPFRLTVAGEPRLTALEHLEAVRASLSGNHPRHSATRGDLAAWLDATAEANPALAYRFVEALCAATLTPPLTSTAPITVCVAADYLRELTREDSEANRANFPFLRDGMMGELGIALPPFAFSASHTLPARTFAFEINGVQTTPRQGLASGEIFVNGDLGWLMPYFNAGSGQPCANPTNFTAGAVGVVSEANRLALNELGCTLWTPFGFLILSAAQMIRDQAAAFVTPETTDSLLTSAATFNSETVRVARETFSPEQVAEVCRALLREGLPLRDVRGILHGMLTAPNRDDLDGLIAGARRSQWLRFAAFCGQGVYDLAEDAQAVFRAALRREDVLRLVDQFEALGGTVIVRVPPALRRAVVAHLRPALPRLTVIAEDELPPKAAITSRGVVGLA